The segment TTCCTGGCCACGGGCCCGACGGGCGGGTCGGCCACGACCGAGAGCTGGTCGAGGAGGTCGATGGTCTGCTTGGTCCAGCGCACGAAGTCGCCGGCCGCGAGATCCGCGTCGTCGAGCACGGAGTCGAGGGAGGCGCCGCGGGCCCAGCGGTGCATGGCGAGCGCGAGGCCGGGAGCGGGCTGCTGCGTGCCCGGGAGGCGGTGGGCCTGCTCCAGGTCGTCCAGCTCGCTCCAGATCGTCTGCGTGCGGTCCAGGGCCGTCCGGAACTCCCCGCGGGGCAGGTAGCGCTCCGAGAGCATGCCCTCGTCGCGGCGCGGCTCGTAGACGAGGGTCGCGGCCATGGCGGCCAGCGAGGGCACGTCGAGCTGGTTCCAGACCCCGCGACGGAGGCACTCGGCCACGAGCAGGTCGCGGTCGCCGTAGATCCGGCGGAGGGTCCGGCCGGGGGCGGCCACGTCGACCTCCGCGACGCGGGAGAGCGTCGAGGAGTCGCGGGTGGCGTCCGAGCCGTCGCGCGGCACGAGGTAGCCGAGGTCGAGGAGGACGTCGGTCACGCGGTCGAAGATCTTCGCGACGGCGCCCGTGCGGCTTCGGATCTGCGCCGAGAGCTGGTCGGTCTGCTTCTTCAGCTTGTACCAGCGCTCGGCCCATCGGGCGTGCTGCTCGCGCTCGGGGCAGGCGTGGCACGGGTGCTGTCGGAGCTGGCGACGAAGCGCCGTGATCTTCTCCTGGCGCCGGTCCCGCTCCCCCCGGCCCTGGACGTCGGCCCGCGACGCGTTCTGATTCTCGAGCGCCGCGATGTCCTGGCGGAGCTGGATGTACTCGCCGAAATCGCCGAGGTGGCAGGCCATCGAGGCCGCGTAGCCGTCGAGCGACTGCTGCTGCGTGCGCACCTTCTGGGCGAGGTCGACGACCGCGCGGTCTGCCTGGAACTGGGCGAACGACGTCTCGAGCACCTCGCGGGTGCGGGAGCGCCCGAACTGCTCGATCAGGTTGACGGCCATGTTGTAGGTCGGCCGGAAGCTGGAGTTGAGCGGGTAGGTCCGGCGGGAGGCGAGGGCCGCGACCGCCTGGGGGTCGAGCCCCTGCGACCACTGGATGACCGAGTGGCCCTCCACGTCGATGCCTCGGCGTCCGGCGCGACCCGTGAGCTGCGTGTACTCCCCCGGCGTGATCGGGACGCGCGCCTCGCCGTTGAACTTCTCGAGCTTCTCGAGCACGACGGAGCGCGCCGGCATGTTGATGCCGAGCGCGAGCGTCTCGGTCGCGAAGACCGCCTTGACGAGCTTCTTCTGGAAGAGCTCCTCGACGACCTCCTTGAAGGCGGGCAGCATGCCGGCGTGGTGGGCCGCGACGCCGCGCTCGAGACCCTCGAGCCACTCGTAGTAGCCGAGGACGGCGAGATCCTCGTCGCGGAGGGTCCGGCAGTGGTCGTCGACGATCTCGCGGATCTCGTCGCGGTCGGCGGCGGAGGTGAGCCGGATGCCGGACCGGAGCACCTGCCGGACGGCCTGGTCGCAGCCGACCCGACTGAAGACGAAGAAGATGGCGGGCAGGAGATTCAGGCCGTCGAGCATGTCGACGATCTTCCAGCGGTCCATGCGCCCGGGATTCGCCTGCGGGTGCGGAGCGGGCCGGGAGCCGCCGCGCCGACCCGAATAGCCGTGACCGCCGCTCCCCGGGCGTCCGCCGCCCCCGCGGGAACCGCCTCGGCGGCCCAGGGCGGTCGCGCGCACGAGCTCGGGGTTGACCCGGTTCGTGGCCGCCTGCCCGGACGAGTCGAAGAGGTCGAGGTACTTCGAGCCGACGAGTACGTGCTGCTGGAGCGGGACGGGCCGCTCCTCCGAGACGATCACGTCGGTCTCGCCGCGGACCGTCTGGAGCCAGTCGCCGAACTCCTCGGCGTTCGACACGGTCGCCGAGAGGGACACCATCCGGACGTCGAGCGGCAGGTGGATGATGACCTCCTCCCACACCGCCCCGCGGAAACGGTCGCCGAGGAAGTGCACCTCGTCGAGGACGACGTAGCGGAGGTCCTGGAGGAGGTCGGACCCGGCGTAGAGCATGTTGCGGAGGACCTCGGTCGTCATGACCACGATCCGGGCCCGGGAGTTGACGTTCGTGTCTCCGGTGAGGAGCCCGACCTCGCTCGCGCCGTACTCGGCGACGAGCTCCTGGTACTTCTGGTTGCTCAGCGCCTTCATCGGCGCCGTGTAGAAGACCTTGTCGCGGGGATCCTGCATCGCCAGGTGGATGGCGAACTCGGCCACGAGCGTCTTGCCCGCCCCGGTGGGCGCCGCCACGAGGACGCTCCGCCCCTGCTCGACGACCTCGCAGGCCTTGATCTGGAACGGATCGAGGTCGAAGGCGAGCCCCGACCGGAACACCTGCAGCTGGGGAGTCCTGCTGCGGTTGCGGGAGGCGGCGAACCTCTCGGCGGGAGACAGTTCGCTACTGGTCACCCCGCCATTGTGTCACGCCGTCATTCTCCGGCCAGTTCCGCGTCGAGTTGCGCGTCGAGTGCGTCGACCCTCTTGGAAACGCGTCGGTCGTGGATCCAGGTGACCCCGCAGGCGAGCAGGTAGAGCAGGATCATCGGGACGGCCAGCAGGAGCATCGAGATGACGTCCGCCGCGGGCGTCACGAGCGCCGTGAAGAGGACGATCAGGATGATCGCCACGCGCCAGCCCTTGATGATCGCCTGAGCGGAGATCACGCCGACGAAGTTGAACAGCACCAGGAACACGGGGAGGACGAAGGCCACGCCGACGGCCAGGACCAGCTTCAGGACGAAGTCGTAGTACGTCTTGGCGTCGATGATGCTGGAGTCCTGCTGCGCGATGAAGGACGTCATCACCTGCACGATGTGCGGGAGGACGAACACGCCGGCCGAGCACCCCGCCAGGAACAGCGGGATGGCCGTGAGCAGGAAGCCGAGGGCGTAGAGCTTCTCCTTGCGCACCAGCGCCGGGACGATGAACGCCCAGATCTGGTACAGCCACACCGGGCTGGCGATGATGACGCCGACCGTGATGGTGATGGTCAGCTTCAGGTCGAAGGCACCTGTGACGTTCGAGAAGTTCAGGGACGCGTTGCGGTGCTCCGCGCCAGCGATGGTGACGACCGGCGCCCGGAGGACGTCGAGCACCATGTCGGAGAGGAACCAGCCCGCGACGGATCCGATGACGATGGCCAGCGCCGCGAAGAAGAGTCGCCGACGAAGCTCGATGAAGTGCTGCCCCAGCGACATGCGGCCTTCATGATCTTTGCCGGTCTTTCTCGCGCCGCTGACTCCGGTCGCGGCCACGCGTCAGGCCCGGGGCGGGAAGTCGTTCGACGACGTGGTCGTCGTCGTCGTGGTGGTGCTGCCGTCGGGGTTGACCACGGTCGTGGTGTGAGGGACCGGAGCGGCGGTGCTCGCGGTCGACTCGGTGCCGGAGGCGGTGCCGGCTGCGCTGCCGGTGCCCTTGGCGTCTTTGGCGGGGGTCGCCATTTCGTTGCGGAAGATCTTCATGGACTGGGCGATGCCCTTGGAGAGTGCGGGCAGCTTCGTCGCGCCGAAGAGCAGCACGACGATACCGAGGATGATGAGGAGGTGGATTCCACCGAGGTTTGCGAACACGGTCGTTGCTCCTTGCGAGTTCTGGGAGGTCCAAGTGTAACCCGCTGCTCTGCCGATTCCGCTAGGCCTCGTACCTTTTCGCAGCTCGGGACGCCCACTCCGCCACGGCCGCTCTCGCCGCGGGCGGCTCGATCACGACGGCGCGACCGGGGAGCCCCGCGACGAGACGGGCGAGCGAGCCGAACTGGTTGACGCGGAGCCGCATCCTGCACCGGCCGTTGCCGAGGTCGTCGACGTCGTCGGGTGCGTAGTCGGCCAGGACCGGGCTGGCGGCCGCGTCGATCTCGACCGTGACGACGACGTCGTCGGGCGATCCCTCGAAGAGCGTCTCGGGCAGCGTCACGTCGTCGGCCCGGAACGAGATCGGCCGGTCGCTGACGGCGGCCTGGCTGATGCGATCGAGCCGGAACGTGCGGACGGCCTCGCGCAGGTGGTCGAAGCCGCGGAGATACCAGTCGGTGTCGACCGACTCGACGCGGAGAGGATCGACGCGCCGTCGCTCCTTCTGTCCACGGACCCCCGAGTAGTCGAACTCGATCTGCACTCCCTCGTCGACGGCGCGGTGCACCAGCGACAGGAGCTCGTTGGTCTCGGTGTTCTCGACGGCCACCTGGCTCGGGGCGCTCGACGCCCCTCGGGCGAGCTTCGACATGAGGGTCGCGATGGCCTGGCGGTCGGCGTTCTCCGGCAGCGACGAGAGGTACTGCAGGCCGGCGATGAGCGCGGCGGCCTCGCGGGCGGAGAACCGCGGGGAGTCGTCGATCGCGACGAGGTTCGTGAGGACGATCACGTCGTTCTGCTCGAAGTCGTCCCAGGCGATGTCGAAGAGGTCGCCGTGCTGGTACTGCGTCGTCTCGCCGGGGATGCCGGACACGGCGATGAGCTCGACGGCACGCCGGATCTGCGTCACGGGAACCCCGAAGTGCGCGGCGGCCTCGGCGACGGAGACGCTCCCGCGGTCCATCAGGTACGGCACGAGGGAGAGCAGGAAGGCCAGTTTGTCCTGCGCCTGGAGCGGAGGGGTGCGGTCGCTCATCGGGCGCCATCGCTCTCGGGAAGACGGACCGCAGGAGCCTCGTGGTCGGCGACGAGCGTCGCGAGGCGCTCCTCGACCAGCGCCCGCACGGCGGCGGGCTCCACGACCTCGACCTCCGGGCCGAACGACGAGAGCTCGTCGGCGAGCAGGTGCCGGTCGGAGAAGTGGACCACGAGGGTCCCGTCGTCGATCCGTCGGGTGCCGCGACGCTTCACCAGGCGCGTCTCGGCGTCGGACGCCGGGTCGACACGGACCCGGGCGGTCTGGGAGTCCCAAAGCGCCTCGAGGTCGGCGAGGGAACCCTCGGCGGTCGCGTCGTCGGGCCGATCGATCACGCGCGTCGTCGCGACGACGGGGCTGACGATCCGCGACAGGAGGAAGGTGCGGCGGCCGCCCGTCTCGGGATCGATGGCCGAGCACATCCAGCGCCCCTGGAACTGCACGAGGGCGTAGGGCACGACGCGGCGCTCGCGCGGGGCGTCCTCCCCCGGCTTCAGGTAGTCGAAGCGGACGACGACGGAGCGGTCGAGCGCCAGGCGGAGCGGTTCGAACGCCGCGTCGCGGGAGCGGATGCGCGGCGCGTAGGCGAGCTCGGGCACGGGGGCGGTGCCTCCCAGGCTGCGGAGCTTGAGGAGGGCCCGCCTCGACTCCCCCGACAGGGTCCCCTCCCGCCAGACCATTGCGGCCAGAGTGAGGAGGGCCGTCTCCTCCGAGGAGAAGGCGATGTCGACGGGCAGCTCGTAGGCGCCGCGCGGGATCCGGTAGCGGAGGTTCTGGTTGTTGCCGGACGAGCCGAGCTCCTCGAGTGTCTCGAGGGGTACGCCGAGTTCGCGGATGTCGTCTTTATCGCGTTCGAACTGGCGCTCCAGGGCGGCGTTGTCCCCGCTCGACCAGCGCTGCCGGTAGCCCTGGACCGTCGAGAGGATCTCGGTCTTCGTCAGACCCGTCTCGGTCGCGAGCAGCGCGAGGACGAGGCTGAAGAGCCTCTCCTCGACCGGGATGCGCGGAGTTCGGGCTGCGGACACGACGATGATCCTAGATCAGTCGCGCGACGCGGTTCAGAGCGAGCCCAGGACGTCGAAGACGTAGATCGAGGTCGTGGCGGTGCTCGACGTGGCGCTCGGCGGGATGACCACCATCACCTGGGAGCCGACCGTCTGTCCGACGAGGGCCTTCTTGAACTGCTCGGGCAAAGTGGCGTCGCCGAGCGGGATGGTGGTGGCGGCGTCGCCGTTCGTCCACGACGACTCCTGCACGGTCGGCTTCGCGGCCCAGTCGACCGCGGTGAACTGCACGACCGCGGTGTCCTTCGCCATGAGTCGGTGACCGGAGCCCTTGCGGACGAGCTGCACGACCTCCTTGGTCGGGGCGGCGACGTCGGGGACGCTGATGCCGGGCGCGCCGTTCGGCGCAGTCACGACGGCGGGCATGTCGTTGACACCGAGCTGGAGGGCACCGTCGGCCTTCGGGAGGAAGGCCCGCTTGATGTCGATGACCGCCACGTACGCGGGGCCGGACGTGGTGTCGGTCTTGCCGGTCGTCGAGCTGAGGTCGCTGGCCTTGACGGCGACGGCGATGCGCGATCCGACGCGCGAGCACTCGAGGGCGTCGACGAGCGGGCCGCCCTTGGTCGCCCCGACGGTGATCGGCGCGGCGGGCGTTCCGTAGGAGCTCGCCTGCACCTCCTTGCCGGTGGCGCCCGAGTAGATCGTGTACTCGATCAGCGCGGGGGTGCCGTCGGTCAGGATCCGGCCCGAGCCCTCGATCAGCGTGGACACCTCGGTGTGCGACGTGTTGATGGGGGTCGGGACCGTGACGGTCGGCTTCTCGCCGAATTTGCCGGTGGCGGAGACCACGTTCGACGCGTTCCCCGAGGCGGGAGCCGTGCATCCTGCGGAGCCGGGCGCCGGGGCCGTGGCGCAGGCGGACAGCGAGGCCACCAGGGCAGCCGTGACGAGCAGTGCGGGGAGCTTGCGCACGGACGGCAGCGCGGGGAGCTTGCGCACGGATCCTCTTTCTGTTGCTCTGCAGGCGTGACGCCGTGCAGGTCGGTGGCACCGCGGGACGGGCTGTCGCGGGCGGAGCCCGATCAGCCTACCGGGTGGGTCAGGAGACCTTGCCCAGGATGTCGACGACGAAGACGAGCGTCGAGTTGGCCGGGATCGAGGCGTTCGCCTTGTCTCCGTAGCCGTCCGCCGGGGGCACGACGAGAAGCACCTGGCTACCGATGGTCTTGCCCGCGAGGCCCTTGACCCAGCCGTCGATGAGCTGCCCGGAGGTCAGGCTCCCGACGAGCGGCTGGCCGTTCTTCCACGACGAGTCGAACACCTTGCCGTCGCTGTAGAGGACGCCCGTGTACTGCATCATCAGCGTGTCGCCCTCGGCCACCTTGGCGCCGGAGCCCTTGATGAGCGTGGTCGACTGGAGGGTGGTCGGGGCCTTCGTCTTCGGGATGGTGATCGTCGGTGCACCGGTGGAGGAGAGCTTGACGGTCGGCTGGCCGGAGACCGGCTTCTGCGCCTCGCCCTCGGCGCGCCCGGGGAACGCCTTGAGGATGTCGGCGACGAACACGACGGAGTCGGTCGCGCCGATCTTGTAGTCGGCGATGCCCTTGCCGCCCGTGGCGTCCTTCGGGCTGGCGGCGATGGCGATGCGGTCGCCGACGTGGGAGCAGACGAGCCCAGAGCTCAGAGCGTTGAGGTTGGCGTTGGGGCCGGCCACGAGGTAGGTGCCGCTGCTCTTGTAGTCGGTGGTGGTGGCCTTCGCGCCGGTCTTCCCGTCGTAGAGGCTGACCTGGAAGATGACCGGGTCGCCCTTCTCGATCAGCTTGCCCTTGCCCGTGACGAGGGTGGTCTTCTCGGTCTTGTCGGTCGACAGGCCCTTGTCGAAGGTCACCGTCGGGGCGCTGCCCTGCTTGCCGGTGGCCTTGATGCCGTCGGAGAGGCTCCCGGAGGCGACTCCCCCGGAGCAGGAGGCCGACGTGTCGGTCTTCGCCGTGCATCCGGCGAGGGTGAGGCTCAGCAGGGCGCCGACCGTGGCGGCGACGGCGAGGGTCCGGGTGAAGGTGGAGTGGGGCACGTCAGTCCTTTTCCGTGACGGCATCGTCGGCCGTCGTCTCGGTGGTGCGGAGGGCAGAGTCGGCATCGGTGGCGGCGACGGCTTTGGCCGCGGCATCCTGCGCCTGGCGAGCGGTCTTGCGGAGCTTCTTCGACGAGGCGGTGCGCTCGCCGAGGGCACCCGGGGTCCAGAGCTCGACGTCCTCGTCGCTGAAGTCGGACTTCGACGCGCGGCGCTTGAGCGCCGGGAGCACGGTGCCCTCGGCGAGGCGGCGGGCGGTGAGGAGGAATCCGGTGTGCGCGATCATCCGGTGGTCGGGTCGCACGGCGAGCCCTTCGACGTGCCAGGAGCGGACCAGGGTCTCGCTCGACTCGGGGTCGGTGAACGAGCCGGTGTCGCGGAGGGCCTCGGCCGTGCGGGAGAGTTGCGTCACCGTGGCGACGTAGACGACCACGAGCCCGCCGGGTTTGAGGGCCCGGGCGGTCGCGTCGACGCACTCCCACGGGGCGAGCATGTCGAGGACGACGCGGTCGGCCGTGCCGTCGTCGACGACGCCCGGGAGCTCCTCGACGAGGTCGCCCACCGTCAGCGTCCAGTTGTCGGGCCGCTGCCCGAGGAAGCTCGTGACGTTGCCCTCGGCGACCGCGGCGAACTCGTCGCGGCGCTCGAACGAGGCCAGGCGGCCCTCGGGACCGACGGCGCGCAGGAGCGACAGTGCGAGCGCGCCGGAGCCGACGCCCGCCTCGACGACCGTCGCTCCCGGGAAGATGTCGGCGAACGTCACGATCATCGCGGCGTCCTTCGGATAGACGATGGCCGCGCCCCGCGGCATCGACATGACGAAGTCGGCCAGGAGCGGGCGCAGGGCCAGGTAGTCGTCGCCGGTCGTGCTGGTGATCACCGAGCCGTCGGGCAGACCGACCACGGTCTCGTGCGCGACCATGCCGCGGTGGGTGTGGAAGACGCCCCCCTCGGTGAGGGTGATGGTGTGCATCCTGCCCTTGGGGCCCGTGAGCTGGACCTTGTCGCCCCAGAGGAAGGGGCCGGACTGCCGCCGCTGGGCGCTCACGCGTCGGCCTCGGGCAGGGTGCCGAGCGCTCGGCCCCGCTGGAGGAGGTGACCGAGGTCGCGGGCGGTGACGCCGACGAGGGTGTGGTGGCGGAGGAAGTCGCCGTCGTCGGCGAGGGGCGCGTGGTGCTCGACGCCGAGGGTGGCGGCTCCCGCGGCGACCGCGGAGGCGATGCCGGTCGGGCTGTCCTCGATGGCGACGCAGGAGGCGATGTCGACGCCGAGGAGGTCGGCTGCGGTCAGGTAGGCCTCGGGGTGCGGCTTCGCGTGCTCGACCTCGTCGCCGGCCACGACGGCGTCGAACGCGTCGAAGCCGATCGCCTCGGCGATCGAGTCGGCCATGCGGCGGATCGACATCGTGACGAGGGCCGTCTTGACGCCCGCGTCGCGGAGGTCGCGGAGGAGCTCGCGCGCGCCGGGACGCCACGGGAGGTGCTCGCGGATGCGGACGAGGACGTCGTCGGTCATCCGGTCGATGATCGCCTGCTCGTCGAGAGCGACGCCGTGCTGCTGGAGGACGGTGGCGGAGTGCCAGAGGCCGGAGCCGATGAGCGAGTCGCCGTCTTCGCGGCTCCAGGTGCCGTCGTGCTCCGCGACGAGCCGGACCTGCGACTCCTGCCAGTAGGGCTCGGTGTCGACGAGGGTGCCGTCCATGTCCCACAGGACGGCGGCGGGCAGCGGCGGAAGGCCTGCTGCGGAGGAGCCTTCTGAGGCGCGGCGGAAATCGGTCACGACAACCGAGTCTAACCGGGCGAACCCGGGCCGGAGGCGGCACGGTCTATCGTGGAGGATCAGCGCGGAGCCGTTCTCGTGGCCCGCGCAGTGAGGATGTCAGGTGTCGCCAACGTCACGATTCGCCGAGGGGCGGCTGCTCGTCGTCGCGTTCGAGGGCTGGAACGATGCGGGTGAGGCGGCCTCCGGGGTCGCGCGCGCGCTGATCGAGACCCTCGACATGACCGCGATCGCCGAGCTCGACGGCGAGGCGTACATCGACTTCCAGTTCAACCGGCCCCAGGCCGCCCACGACGACGAGGGCAACGCGACGCTCGTCTGGCCGCGGATCCAGCTCCACGCGACGCCGTCGGTCTCCTCCGGCGTCACCGAGGTCGCCGACGGACTCGCCGCGCGCGACGGCGGGCTGCTCGTCCTGCTGGGCGCCGAGCCCTCGCGCTCCTGGCGGAGCTTCGCGGCCGAGATCGTCGATCTCGCCGACGTCCACGGCGTCACCGGCGTCGTGTTCCTCGGCGCCATGCTCGCCGACGTGCCGCACACGCGCCCCATCTCGATCTACGTCGGCAGCGAGAACGACGACGTCCGCGCCGAGCTCACGGTCGAGCGGAGCACGTACGAGGGCCCGGTCGGCATCCTGTCGGTGCTCGGGCAGGCCCTCGAGCAGGCGGGCATCCCGACCCTCTCGATCTGGGCGTCGGTCCCGCACTACGTGCACAACGCCCCGTCGCCCAAGGCCTCCCTCGCGATCCTCGACAAGGTCCAGGAGATCACCGGCGTGGCGGTCCCCCGCGACGAGCTCGTCGAGGAGGCCGAGGCCTGGGAGAGCGGCATCGACGCGCTCGCCGCCGACGACGACGACATGGCCGGCTACATCGAGCAGCTCGAGCAGGCCCGCGACACCGTCGATTCGCCCGAGGCGAGCGGCGAGGCGATCGCTCAGGAGTTCGAGCGCTACCTGCGTCGACGCGACGGCAAGTCCGGCGACGACCCCTGGCGCCCGCCCGCCGTCTGAGTCGCGCATCACAGACGGCGCCCGAGCGATGGCTCAGGAGCGCGGAATCAGGCGCGCAGGTCGATGCCCAGCAGGGCGTGCACCGCGTCGACGTCCACGCTCGTCGGCGGCACGTCCTCGACGACGGCGCGCTCGACGGCCGCCACGGCGTTCGGCGTGTCGAGATCGTCCGCCAGGGCGTCCCGCAGCGCGGCGACCAGGGGTGTCGCCTCCGCCCCCGGCGTCGCGTCGGCCGCCCAGGCGACCCAGTGCGTGATCCGGGCGATCGACGCGGTGACGTCGTCGTCGAACCACTCCCAGTCGCTCCGGTAGTGGTGCTGCAGGAGCGCGAGCCGCACGGCGCGAGGATCGACGCCCGAGGCGACGAGCTCGCTGACCTTGACGAGGTTCCCGAGCGACTTCGACATCTTCTCGCCCTCGTACGCGACCATGCCGGCGTGCGCGTACAGCGATGAGAAGGTCTCGCCCGTGAGGGCGGTCCCGTGCCCGGCGGACATCTCGTGGTGCGGGAAGATCAGGTCGCTTCCGCCGCCGTTGACGGACAGGGGCAGGCTGAGGTGCTCGAGCGCGATGACGGTGCACTCGATGTGCCAGCCCGGGCGCCCCTCCCCGAGGACGGTCGGCCAGGACGGCTCGCCGTCGCGAGCCGCGCGCCAGAGCAGCGGGTCGAGTGCGTTGCGTTTCCCGTCGCGGTCCGGGTCGCCGCCGCGCTCGCGGAAGAAGCGCATCATCGTCTCGGGATCGAGGCGGCTCTCGATCCCCAGGTGCCAGAGCGTCTCCTGCCCGGCGCGGTCGACGTCGAAGTAGACGTCGTCGCCCGCGGACGAGTCGGGCGTGTCGACGCGATAGGCGAACGACGACTCGAGGAGGGCGGACACGGAGCGGGCGACGTCGTCGACGACGTCGGTCACGGCCACGAAGTGGTCGGGCGGGATCACGCCGAGGTGCTCCATGTCGGAACGGAAGAGGTCGGTCTGCGACGCGGCCAGCTCGCGCCAGTCGACCCCGGTGTCGCGGGCGCGCTCGAGGAGCGGGTCGTCGACGTCCGTGG is part of the Frondihabitans sp. 762G35 genome and harbors:
- the mshC gene encoding cysteine--1-D-myo-inosityl 2-amino-2-deoxy-alpha-D-glucopyranoside ligase; the encoded protein is MRSWNVPALPSLPGSAPLPTLHDTATGSKHVTDVSRGGQLYVCGITPYDATHLGHASTYLAFDTLGRIWRDAGVEVTYVQNTTDVDDPLLERARDTGVDWRELAASQTDLFRSDMEHLGVIPPDHFVAVTDVVDDVARSVSALLESSFAYRVDTPDSSAGDDVYFDVDRAGQETLWHLGIESRLDPETMMRFFRERGGDPDRDGKRNALDPLLWRAARDGEPSWPTVLGEGRPGWHIECTVIALEHLSLPLSVNGGGSDLIFPHHEMSAGHGTALTGETFSSLYAHAGMVAYEGEKMSKSLGNLVKVSELVASGVDPRAVRLALLQHHYRSDWEWFDDDVTASIARITHWVAWAADATPGAEATPLVAALRDALADDLDTPNAVAAVERAVVEDVPPTSVDVDAVHALLGIDLRA